The Phormidium ambiguum IAM M-71 genome window below encodes:
- a CDS encoding PAS domain S-box protein, protein MNRNPVKASRTSILIFGHPQDELDFLSLILSNQGYQVQQMQAQQSELLIKQTMLPDLILLDNILPQIDPYEFCLSLKTEEKTKKIPVIFLLGNGDLESRAKVFQSGGIDYIIKPLLAQEVITKVESKLAAINFANSQPETEIIDRLKLWERAIAASSNGIVITDATQSQNPVIYVNPGFEKITGYSATEVIGKNCSFLQRGDTNQPGLSELKQAIQESRECLVTIRNYRKDGTCFWNELSISPVRDTVGKLTHFIGIQKDVTELVNSSAALANSQSLLQGVLNSSLDGVMAFSPVRNNQGKIIDFKWLLVNQAAAQLIGKNSEELLGKNLLQELPKIRKIGLFEKYIQVVETGEALELEFCYSHAGLKAWFQNVAFKLDDGFAVTFRNITSHKKSETERLQLIKSLKETEERFRQIAENVREVFFIVSPNAEQIIYISPGYEKIWGYTCASIYQKPKSWIENVYPEDQKQVITAFEKHLKNETEFNEEYRIVSIDGEIRWIWARCFPIRHETGEIYRFVGIAEDITERKQAEIALEQQIVWASLLRQITQEIRSTLDPQQIFQTAVNQIGKIFSVSRCLLHTYISDRQPQLIAVAEYLDSGYHSLIDLNMPTAENLFMQQVLLKDRAIASDDFFDSLDFTVSNIFNSQINLLSILAIRTSYQDLPNGVICLHQCDRQRHWTKDEIELLEAVAAQVGIALSQANLLEQEKKQRLELDNQNLQLQEEIEQRQRVHALLDWQNHILELIAKGEPLYEILEVLARFIELQSQQALCSFLIFDAPTNKLYIGAAPSLPDSYNQAVDGIEIGPFVGSCGTAAYHKTSVIVEDIATSPFWENFKDLALSHGLRACWSTPIFSSGGDVLATFSMYYRQPHSPCINDQYLIAKAVHLAKVAIERHKSEQNYRTIFNASYDGITIMNIANGQLLDVNEKFCQMFGVKREVILQLEFNDLSLGTSPYSQKEAREFMQKAAKGELQKFEWYSKHASGRLFWSEIIMKSIVLGSKECLLGVVRDISDRKRSEEALLKAAYVAEVANRTKSQFLANMSHELRTPLNAILGFTQLMNHDTKISSQQQEYLDIINRSGEHLLALINDILSMSKIEAGQITLNETTFDLYRLLDDLEDMFRLKAKSKNLSLIFELNNGLPQYIKTDENKLRQVLINLLSNAIKFTNSGSVILRVQKNSTEIQEISVPCSLYFQIEDTGSGIASEEIDKLFEAFVQTESGRNSQEGTGLGLPISREFIKLMGGKINVSSLLGIGSVFSFNIPINVAKLNEITKQTNPRKVIELERNQRKFRILIVEDKVENRQLLRDLLSPLGFQIKEAINGAEAIALWTNWQPDLILMDMRMPVMDGYQATKKIKATPQGKDTIIIAITASAFYEDRSLSLTAGCDDFISKPFQENILFEKLAQHLGVRYIYDEQDQLNQELALVSLPTSLAKKQSFVLDQQALQIMPTQWIKQLHQAAICADEELIFQLLHHIPDENANLLNALADLVNNFCLEQIIHITENPAE, encoded by the coding sequence ATGAATAGAAATCCGGTAAAAGCTAGTAGAACAAGTATTTTAATTTTTGGTCATCCGCAAGATGAGCTAGATTTTTTGTCTTTGATTTTGAGTAACCAAGGATATCAAGTCCAGCAAATGCAGGCTCAGCAGTCAGAATTGTTAATCAAACAGACAATGCTGCCAGATTTAATTTTGCTTGACAATATTTTACCGCAAATCGATCCTTACGAGTTTTGCCTATCTTTAAAAACCGAAGAGAAGACAAAGAAAATTCCTGTAATTTTTTTGTTGGGTAATGGTGATTTGGAATCTAGAGCTAAAGTTTTTCAATCTGGGGGAATTGATTATATTATCAAACCTTTATTAGCTCAAGAAGTAATCACTAAAGTAGAAAGCAAGCTAGCTGCGATTAATTTCGCAAATTCACAACCAGAAACGGAGATTATCGATCGCTTAAAATTATGGGAAAGAGCGATCGCTGCTTCCAGTAACGGGATTGTAATTACTGATGCTACTCAATCCCAAAACCCAGTTATTTATGTGAATCCAGGCTTTGAAAAAATTACTGGATATTCCGCCACAGAAGTAATTGGGAAAAATTGTAGTTTTTTACAACGAGGAGATACTAATCAACCAGGTTTATCCGAACTCAAACAAGCAATCCAAGAAAGTAGAGAATGCTTAGTTACTATACGTAACTATCGTAAAGATGGGACTTGTTTTTGGAATGAACTTTCTATTTCTCCTGTACGCGATACTGTCGGAAAGCTAACTCATTTTATTGGTATCCAAAAAGACGTTACTGAATTAGTAAACAGTTCCGCAGCATTAGCTAATTCTCAATCTTTACTTCAAGGAGTTTTAAATAGTTCCCTTGATGGAGTTATGGCATTTTCTCCTGTCCGAAACAATCAAGGAAAAATTATAGATTTTAAATGGCTTTTAGTCAATCAAGCCGCAGCACAATTAATCGGAAAAAATTCTGAAGAGTTATTGGGAAAAAATCTGTTACAAGAACTACCAAAAATCCGCAAAATAGGACTATTTGAAAAATATATCCAAGTAGTAGAAACTGGTGAAGCTCTAGAATTAGAATTTTGCTATTCTCATGCAGGGTTAAAAGCTTGGTTTCAAAATGTGGCGTTTAAGTTAGATGATGGTTTTGCTGTCACATTCCGCAATATTACTAGTCATAAAAAATCAGAAACAGAACGTTTACAATTAATTAAATCATTAAAAGAAACAGAAGAACGTTTTCGGCAAATTGCTGAAAATGTTCGAGAGGTATTTTTTATTGTTTCTCCTAATGCTGAACAAATAATTTATATTTCTCCAGGTTATGAAAAAATTTGGGGTTATACTTGTGCCAGTATTTACCAAAAACCAAAATCTTGGATCGAAAATGTATATCCTGAAGATCAAAAACAAGTAATTACGGCATTTGAAAAACACTTAAAAAATGAAACTGAATTTAATGAAGAATATCGAATTGTTAGCATTGATGGAGAAATTAGGTGGATTTGGGCAAGGTGTTTTCCTATCCGTCATGAAACGGGAGAAATTTACCGTTTTGTAGGCATTGCCGAAGATATTACCGAACGCAAACAAGCAGAAATAGCTTTGGAACAACAAATTGTTTGGGCATCTTTATTAAGACAGATTACCCAAGAAATTCGGAGTACTTTAGATCCCCAACAAATTTTTCAAACTGCTGTTAATCAAATTGGGAAAATTTTTAGCGTCAGTCGTTGTTTGTTGCATACTTATATTAGCGATCGCCAACCGCAACTTATTGCCGTAGCAGAATATTTAGATTCAGGCTATCACTCATTAATTGATTTGAATATGCCGACCGCTGAAAATCTGTTTATGCAGCAGGTATTATTAAAAGATCGAGCGATCGCTTCTGATGATTTTTTTGATAGCCTAGATTTTACTGTTAGCAACATATTTAATTCACAGATAAACCTTTTATCTATATTAGCAATTCGCACTTCTTATCAAGATTTACCAAATGGAGTAATATGTTTACATCAATGCGATCGACAACGCCATTGGACAAAAGATGAAATCGAATTACTAGAAGCTGTCGCTGCACAAGTGGGAATTGCACTTTCCCAAGCTAATCTATTAGAACAAGAAAAAAAACAACGCTTAGAATTAGACAATCAAAACCTGCAACTACAAGAAGAAATAGAGCAACGCCAAAGAGTACACGCCTTATTAGATTGGCAAAATCACATTTTAGAATTAATTGCTAAAGGCGAACCTTTATATGAAATATTAGAAGTTTTAGCTCGATTTATAGAGTTACAATCTCAACAAGCCTTATGTTCTTTTTTGATTTTTGATGCTCCTACTAATAAATTATATATTGGTGCTGCTCCTAGTCTTCCTGATAGTTATAACCAAGCAGTTGATGGCATAGAAATTGGCCCTTTTGTAGGTTCCTGTGGTACTGCTGCTTATCATAAAACTAGTGTAATTGTAGAGGATATTGCTACTAGTCCTTTCTGGGAAAACTTTAAAGATTTAGCCTTAAGTCATGGATTACGTGCTTGTTGGTCTACGCCAATATTTTCCAGCGGAGGTGATGTATTAGCAACCTTTTCTATGTATTATCGTCAACCGCATAGTCCTTGTATTAATGACCAATATTTGATTGCTAAAGCTGTTCATTTAGCCAAAGTTGCTATTGAACGTCATAAAAGCGAACAAAATTATCGCACAATTTTTAATGCTTCTTATGATGGCATTACCATTATGAATATTGCTAATGGACAACTCCTTGATGTTAATGAAAAATTTTGCCAAATGTTTGGTGTGAAACGAGAAGTTATTTTGCAATTAGAATTCAATGATTTAAGTTTAGGAACATCTCCTTATAGTCAAAAAGAGGCAAGAGAATTTATGCAAAAAGCAGCTAAAGGAGAATTACAAAAATTTGAATGGTACAGTAAGCACGCTTCAGGAAGACTGTTTTGGTCAGAAATAATTATGAAATCGATCGTCTTAGGTAGTAAAGAGTGTTTGTTAGGAGTAGTTCGAGATATTAGCGATCGCAAACGCAGTGAAGAAGCCTTATTAAAAGCCGCCTATGTCGCCGAAGTAGCTAATCGCACCAAAAGCCAATTTTTAGCTAATATGAGTCATGAACTACGTACCCCACTTAATGCAATTCTTGGCTTCACTCAGTTAATGAATCATGATACTAAAATCAGTTCTCAACAACAAGAATATCTAGATATTATTAATCGGAGTGGCGAACATTTACTAGCGCTAATCAACGATATTCTTTCAATGTCAAAAATAGAAGCTGGACAAATCACCCTCAATGAAACCACGTTCGATCTTTATCGTTTATTAGATGATTTAGAAGATATGTTTCGGCTCAAAGCTAAGTCGAAAAACTTATCTCTAATTTTTGAATTAAATAATGGATTGCCTCAATATATTAAAACTGATGAAAATAAATTGCGCCAAGTTTTGATTAACTTGCTATCTAATGCAATTAAATTTACCAATTCTGGATCTGTGATTTTACGAGTGCAAAAAAACTCAACGGAAATCCAAGAAATATCAGTTCCTTGTTCACTTTACTTTCAAATAGAAGATACAGGATCGGGAATTGCTTCTGAAGAAATTGATAAATTATTCGAGGCATTTGTCCAAACTGAATCCGGGCGTAATTCTCAAGAAGGAACTGGTTTAGGATTACCAATTAGTAGAGAATTTATTAAATTAATGGGAGGAAAAATAAATGTTAGTAGTCTTTTGGGAATAGGTTCAGTATTTAGCTTTAATATTCCTATAAATGTGGCCAAACTAAACGAAATTACTAAGCAAACAAATCCAAGAAAAGTAATAGAATTAGAGAGAAATCAAAGAAAATTCCGGATCTTAATTGTGGAAGATAAAGTAGAAAATCGTCAATTGTTACGAGATTTACTTTCTCCTTTAGGCTTTCAAATTAAAGAAGCGATAAATGGTGCAGAAGCGATCGCTCTTTGGACAAATTGGCAACCTGATTTAATTTTAATGGATATGCGAATGCCTGTCATGGATGGTTATCAAGCTACCAAAAAAATCAAAGCTACACCTCAAGGCAAAGATACTATAATTATTGCCATCACCGCTAGTGCTTTTTATGAAGATCGATCGCTCAGCTTGACCGCAGGATGTGATGATTTCATCAGCAAGCCTTTCCAAGAAAATATATTATTTGAAAAACTAGCTCAACATTTAGGAGTACGCTATATATATGACGAACAAGATCAACTAAATCAAGAATTAGCTTTAGTGAGTTTACCTACTTCACTAGCCAAAAAACAAAGCTTTGTACTGGATCAACAAGCTTTGCAGATAATGCCCACCCAATGGATTAAACAATTACATCAAGCAGCTATTTGCGCCGATGAAGAACTAATTTTTCAATTACTGCACCATATCCCAGATGAAAATGCTAACTTACTCAACGCATTAGCGGATTTAGTTAACAACTTCTGTCTCGAACAAATAATACATATAACTGAAAATCCTGCCGAATGA
- a CDS encoding GGDEF domain-containing protein, translating to MNASILIVGSVEFHATLLDRLHYLATCSVEVIPSTKEVMSSIQAKKPDLVILSASQTGSIEICRLLKQSSNLAWIYCILVSIQPINALEEISPGWNWELGLRATALEAGADACCWLSPIQNDGRLAEAEWKLQNLLLTSQIQVGVRQVQIYRSLMQSNDYLSAIALADPLTELSNRRALDWELPRQIYNARTRSTPLSLLILDVDYFKLVNDNHGHLVGDRVLQLLSARLRHNLRFQDTPFRYGGEEFVIILSNTKLAEAELVAQRLNCLIGEQPFMIDKNLPLNITVSIGVATLKSNDDDQGISFLDRADQNLLKAKNNGRNRVVSQSEED from the coding sequence ATGAATGCTTCCATTTTGATAGTTGGAAGTGTTGAATTTCACGCCACACTTCTAGATCGTTTGCATTATTTAGCAACTTGTAGCGTTGAAGTGATACCTTCTACCAAGGAAGTAATGTCTTCAATTCAGGCAAAAAAACCCGATTTAGTAATTTTGTCAGCTTCTCAGACAGGGAGCATAGAAATTTGTCGCCTGCTGAAGCAAAGCTCCAATTTAGCTTGGATTTATTGCATTTTAGTCTCAATTCAACCAATAAATGCCTTGGAAGAAATTTCGCCTGGGTGGAATTGGGAGTTAGGATTAAGAGCCACAGCCTTAGAAGCAGGGGCGGATGCTTGTTGTTGGTTGTCACCAATACAAAATGATGGCAGACTTGCGGAAGCAGAGTGGAAATTACAAAATTTACTACTCACTTCTCAGATTCAAGTAGGAGTTCGCCAAGTCCAAATTTATCGGAGTTTGATGCAGAGTAATGATTATTTATCAGCGATCGCTCTTGCCGATCCTTTAACAGAATTAAGTAATCGTCGTGCCTTAGACTGGGAATTACCCCGACAAATTTACAACGCTCGCACTCGTTCCACACCTTTAAGTTTGCTAATTTTGGATGTGGATTACTTTAAATTAGTAAACGATAATCACGGTCACTTAGTAGGCGATCGCGTTTTACAATTACTCAGTGCTCGCTTGCGACATAATCTGCGGTTTCAAGACACACCATTTCGCTACGGTGGCGAAGAATTTGTGATTATCCTCAGCAATACCAAACTTGCAGAAGCGGAATTAGTTGCTCAAAGACTTAACTGCTTAATTGGCGAACAACCCTTCATGATTGACAAAAATTTACCGCTAAATATTACTGTCAGCATTGGAGTCGCTACACTGAAATCCAATGATGATGACCAAGGAATTAGTTTCCTCGATCGGGCCGATCAAAACTTACTCAAAGCCAAAAATAATGGCCGGAATCGAGTTGTTTCTCAATCAGAGGAAGATTGA
- a CDS encoding ATP-dependent Zn protease, which translates to MSKTSLNLIAILVFAMTLSVLLGPLLQISPYVPAIATAIVLGFTTLDTFSWQGQGGNLIIDWLASTSPEHRARIIRHEAGHFLVATLLGIPISGYSLSAWEALRQGHPGQGGVRFTDQELADQLQKGILSSQVFHRYGTIWMAGIAAEVLVYGNAEGGAEDREKLGITLAQLGNSSVNYAQKERHFILQARTLLESNWAAYEALVAAMEKREAVDVCQQVIQEHQSSSD; encoded by the coding sequence ATGAGCAAAACTAGCTTGAATTTAATCGCTATTTTAGTTTTTGCGATGACACTTTCAGTTTTGTTAGGGCCTTTGTTACAAATATCACCTTATGTACCTGCTATTGCGACTGCGATCGTTCTAGGTTTTACCACCCTGGATACTTTCAGCTGGCAAGGACAAGGCGGAAATTTAATTATAGATTGGCTAGCCAGTACCTCGCCTGAGCATCGCGCCCGTATAATTCGTCATGAAGCGGGGCATTTCTTGGTAGCTACTTTATTAGGAATTCCCATTTCTGGTTATTCCCTGAGTGCTTGGGAAGCTTTGCGGCAAGGGCATCCGGGACAAGGAGGTGTAAGATTTACAGATCAAGAATTGGCGGATCAATTGCAAAAAGGAATTTTATCTTCTCAAGTTTTCCATCGCTACGGCACAATTTGGATGGCGGGAATTGCTGCGGAAGTTTTAGTTTATGGTAATGCGGAAGGTGGTGCGGAAGACAGAGAGAAATTGGGAATTACTTTAGCGCAATTGGGTAATTCATCTGTCAATTATGCTCAGAAAGAACGCCATTTTATTTTGCAAGCTCGCACTCTTTTAGAATCTAATTGGGCTGCTTATGAAGCTTTAGTAGCAGCTATGGAAAAGCGGGAAGCTGTGGATGTTTGTCAACAAGTTATTCAGGAGCATCAATCTTCCTCTGATTGA